CCAGGAAGATTATTCTTACCTTTCATTTATGTAAGACAAGCTCAAAGCAAACAAAAGGCAACCACAAATTGGTGTACACTCCAACAAGAGAACCCAAGTGCCTGCATTTAaagtcatataaaaaaaatagttctAAGACCCTGCTATGTTAATCAAATTGGTATATATTAGTAGAATCGGTGAGGAACGCTTTACATGGAAGTCGCACTACGACACAACTATATCAAAGTTCTGCTAATCATTTGATGAACCATGAACTTTGATAGCTAGAAACATAATTGTggtttattataataaatttaactAGAGTAGTGTTTAACATAGGACACAtgtatgaagaaaaagaaaaacagggCATTTCTAAAACATGGAAAGTATAAATAAACAAACCTGTTCAATTTTCAATCTCATTTGCATGTTACTTAGAACCTTATTTAAGAATTCTCAAGAAAAACAGGGCATTTCTAAAACATGGCAAAGTATAAATAAACAAACCCTGTTCAATTTGACGGCAATTGATCGAACACCTAGTAGAGTCTCTTGTTTCTCGCAAATAGAATCGTCAACAATCATATACTTAGCCGAAGAAGAGACAAGCCCAACTGTGCCATGTCTATAACTCTCTTCTAAAGATTCAGTAGAAGATTCCACTATAGAGGAGACCATAATCAAGATTTTACATAAAATCAGGATGGGAAAGTAAAATTAGAGAATCTTAACACTAATAGTAAGATTATACCAATTCTATAAACTAGCACTAGTGAGACAAAGGAAATCTTAAATCTCTTGAAATACTCGTGTCATTTAAACTCACAAGTATAGCTCACAAGTAAGATAACTAAAACCCTACGAATTAAGAATTTATCTGACTGTGTAGTACTTTTCATTTGGCTTTATGGTCTAGCATTTGGCTTTCGATTGTGTCCAGTTCAAAACTATCACTATTATTACCATAGAAATTTACATTTTATACTTTTCTTGTGGAATTCTCAATAATCATTCAAACTGTCTAGGCTATTTTTAGCTGTTATCTCATGGTGTACTAGTTATTCGGAAACTTCACAACCCAAGCTGATTATTACTAGTACCAGCCACTTCATCAATTAACTTATTGCCTTATAAGACACAAGAAACATCatatattattagaattataTGTTGACATATATTTGTTACTTTAGAAAAATTAAACCCTACCCAGTTGGATAAACTCTGGCTAGGGTCATACTAAGAACACATTTAAATTGTAATTTCTGATTGGgtgtaaatttttaaattatattgttgtttttgtaCTAGTGAATATCAGGGTACAAAGAGAATTCATGATCATATTCAGTGGTGTACATTCATGATAGTTATTTATAATTCAATCCATATTGATATAAGTATTTACCTTAATAATATTCTTTGAAAGTGCCGAAGGTCCTCTACTTGAAAAAATTGCCACCATAGGTGCGGGCTTATAATCCATGACTGTAACTGTTGGTAGAATTGTTGCCACTGGATTGCTACAGATCAGTTACATGCACAAACACAATAAAATTAACCAACATTGATTTAAGTATAAACTGAGATTCAAAACCAAACTCTAATTATGCATGATTAATAATAAGATATAAGAATATTAGATATGAACTAACAATATAAACTACGAATAAAAGTTATCATAATTATTTACCTCATTGAATTGACATATTGGAGTAATGCGGAAGCATTTACTGGTCTTACCACTGTTGCTAGAAAGTCCATATAGTTATTTGCCACTGCTCCTTCGCTGTCGGTAATATGAATAAGACCTAATCCACCCACCTCTTTTACTGCATCAATTTTTTTACGGGTTGAAAGATGATCAGTTATACCATTGCAGAGAACAATCTTTCCCTTGACTTTATCTTTATCTAATGAATTAACGTGACACTGCCTGCATTTcataaataatagtaatttttaaatcttttggttCTAGTCTGTTTATCAACACATCCAAAATTTTCACTGTCAAATAAATGTCGCTTACGTACCTTGCATCTGCTAAGTCTGCGGTGGTTGCCTTCGCAGCTTCTTCAGTTATCAAAGGATATTTGGCAGATTTTGAAAGAGGAGAGAAATTTATAGCTCGACCCTGAAGAATAACAATTGCTAAACATGAGTCATACATCAAGATAATAACAATTAGCATCAATTTATGGCTCATGTTTAGTACCTTAATAACTTTGTGGCTCCAACAGTAAATATCCAAGGTGCGTCATTAACAACCTTAGAGTCTCCCGATCCATCATTTCCCGCAGAGCAAACCACCATAATAACGCTCCATCATTAATAGCATCTTCAAACGTCGCAAGTATGGCAGAGCCATAACATCCATCATAACATACTTTGTAAATCGCCCATAACTTTGTAAATGGCGAAGTCATTTTCAATATCTTCCAATACAAATGCGTAAGTGTGCAATTTTCAGAAGTCTCAAATATAGTAAATAGCAAAAACTCATCCGAACATCATCAGAATCTATCATAACAGCTGAGGCCAGAATAGGgttttagaattattaaagagTGTGCTTGCTACACACTGAATTTCTACATGAATAAGCCTGTACTACACATCACATGCGCATGTTATAAAATTAGATGCTACAGTAAATTGTAATGTCAATATAAATCTTGTTTGGGATGAGCACTATAAATCACTGCCAATTTTTTAAAAAGTGACGTACACACCTTTTAATATTTCTAAAACCCTATTCTCTAATACTAGTCTCTTTACAAACCGCTACATGATTAAGTGAAAAATCATGAGTCATTAATCTCAATCCTACTACTTTTAGGATAGGATTAAGATTACGGATCTAACATTTACAATACTAGCATGCAATTGCAACGAGATAAAAACATCATGTAAAACCAGAAGAAATCTACCAACAATTTCAGGTGTCAGAAACATTATGCATAAATTATAGTGACCTGAGAAATATTAAAGATAAAATTGAAGTCCACATTAGTTGTCCTAGCAGATGTTTCGACCCACAATTGACCATATGCACCAACCAGACAAAGACTAATCCTAACAATGTTGCAacataaaactaataataatacaaGAGAGCACAAAACAAATTCCATGGACCTACTCATCCTTTCTCTGAAAAGTGTTCAAAGGACAGATGCTGATCTACTATGGTTTGGTTTGTAAAGTGCTCAGTCAAACAAAGAATGAACCCAACTCTATTTCACGAAaaacaaatgaaagaagaaggTGACAAAATGAGATTACATACCATAAGAGAAGCTTCTGTGAAAGACAGAGATCCTGAGGTATGATGCAGCTCTTGAAGCCCATAACTGCCGGCAAGCCATCTTTCTCTGTGATGTGAATAACAGAGAGGTCtatcaattaataattttaaagttaattTAGCTCTTAGTTATAAAACAGATGGAGGAGAAATAAGCTTGAGTATTGAGAAGAAGATAATACCTGTTACTATAGAGAATAAATCCGAAATTGAAGGCATTTCACAAATGAAGGGATTCCCGAGTAAGAATGGCAACAAGTGATGTCCTGGTTAGAAGACCTTAAATTGGTCGATTTGCCAAAAGTTAATGCAGATACGGTTGGATTCCGAACATCTTGTGAGCCTTCAACATCTTCATAAAATACACATTCGCAATTGTCCAAGCTTTTCACGTCATTGCCTTTGTTCTTGAGGCTTCCTTTGAGAACCTGTTTTGTAAAAAAAGAAGAGAACATTTAGGTCATGACAAGAACATTAGGTTCTAAAGAGCTTGTTTATGCAATTGAAAATGGAGTTTCATCCAACTCACTCCTCATGAGCTCAAGTACTGAACCTAACCACTCAGTCCATTCCCACTCCCTAACTTTTCTCTGGCTTCACACGTACAAGTTGCGGTTCCTTTCACTGTATAATTGACCCGACAACACAGAGAACATGGAGATTTTTTCATCTGCAGCAAATAACCCATTTCACACCCTTGCAGAACCGAGATTCACACGCTGCAAAACCCACAACAATAACTCTTATTCTCACCCTGCGGAAAACCGCAAAACAACACGAAATCACACTACAAGAGAACCCAAAATCTGACTCTGTAAAACTGATCCCTAAGACTCAAGAAAAGCTCACTCAAAACAATTTCACTTCCTGAATAACTAGTAATGCTTAAATTTACTAAAATAATCATACACAACACAAGACATTCAAACAATAGGAACTAATTTCTGAACCAATGCATGTGCTCAAAGTCTAAAACCCTACCTTTGTTTTACCAATGCGATGTCGTCCTGTGAAATGAGCGATGGTGAACATTCTTCAGCTTCGTTGCCGTCACTGCGATGGTGAAAAGGGTTTGGTGAAATGCGATGAAACTGGGTTTGGATTCTCTATGAGAAGAACTCAGAAAGTCGTTGAAAATTCTGATGCGGCTTTCAAATTCGATTCCGTTTTCGGTGAAATTTGTTGAAAACTGGGGTTTAGAACGAAATTAGattattatattcaatttattaTACCATTAATATTCATaataactagtaaaggacccgtgcattcgcacgggtcacCCAAAGttgatataaataaataaataagtatatagcgatggttaataaatatatataaaagatacgcaaattaaaaaaatatatatttgaaattataattgtcatataaatattaatttaatctagttagaaatatatattttagtagaaaaaataaatgaaataattaagtaatcatccacccgtgcattcgcacgcatcatacaataaaaaaatttgtcCAAATTTTGTTTATGGTCACTCATACTCCTATCTAATtataagcatttgaaatctttttcacttattttaaataaaaatttcaatatatttaatagatttatttttttcaaaattgtcaGTTATAGATTAATATGtatgtataaaaaataaatgaaataattaagtaatcagtagtaaataaatataatatattgatggttaaaaatgtaattaaaatATATACAGATTAAGCAGCTTTAACTCGTCGAAAAATGTTTATTTTAgtaggaaaaaaagaaaataattaagaaatcaagTTATAGTAGTTGTCAGGATATACATAGATTTGGTAATTACAATTAAACCTAATATATAGTGGAAAAATAGGTTAGGCCCGTTCGGCACgcctataatttttataattatttataattttaattttacaatttctattaacaaatattataaataaaacatattatacacccaaaaaatatattgatttaataatttgattagatttaattaattgaataatattatatttgttaaatttgtgtaataatttaaaagttatatgctatagtaattcagaagtcattaaacatatgatctctaatatctgttcaatttacgtaaatattttgtcggcccgtccGGTATgtctataatttttaaattcttctCTATTATAAATTTATGGGttctattaatattatataattttattatctaataaaaaataaatttaaacatagttattaataacacatatttatgtcacaaaattgaaaataattgtttaattgGGTCAGTTTGAACATATTCTTTTATAATCTTGGACACCAGTCATATGTTTATttgaaataacaataataaaaaaattgcaaaataggatgattatataaaaaaaatatttaaaaaatctaaTAATAGAATCCGcgtaacaaatatttaaaatatgtaaCAAATATAATAGAATCCGCgttaaaatattttaagaaaaaaattaattattgagaATCAAATTCAACCTTATTAATTTAGGTTAAGGTGAGCACATGTAATTCACATTTATAGAAAATCAACTCATAGGTAGAAATAATATCATAAGAATGTACAAATCAAAATAGTCTCAAAATTAAACTGAGATATTGAATGACATTAATATTTTAACTTTCAAAGCTATCAATATTTTTGCACatttggaaattttgagaaaaatcAATTACATTCATATTTAGAATTAAAATCATCTTCATGAATGAATATGGAGGAAAAATTAAGGGGATAATCAATTCATATCTAATGCCTTCACCTTGTACTCGATTTTAATTTCCTTAATTTCAGTTTTCTTCTCCACACCATCATCCAGTATGCATCAAAATTAATATGAATTAAAGTTTATAAGAATCAATTCAAATAAACTATATCAAAATCGTATGAATTAAAGTTTATAAGAATCAATTCAAATAAACTATATCAAAATAGTctgaaaatcaaaatcaaattcatgaTTAAAATGTAATTAGACGGGATTTCAAATTTCTTATTATAGTAGtagatttatttaataattattgtctATTTAAATTTAGATTTTAAAGTTGGTTTCAAAATATGGGAATACTGAGAGAATTTAAAGTTGGTTTCAAAATATGGAAATACTGAGTAATAGCCATTTAAAAAATCGTAGAAGTGATGTATCAAACTCTTGGAATGCAaagattttgtttttgaaaacgtGAGATAATTGGTAAATTAAAAGTAGTGTAATGATTATAAAATTTTGTTCTTGTATTATGTCACAATATTAGATATAATATACTCATCAagtttataatattgttttaaataaatttataaaaacaattttatttatattagtgaAACATTAACttctatttgaaaagaaaatccttttaaaaataaaagtcaaatcttAAGTCCTTTTGTATGAGCgattaaaaaatataaagggaataaaatattgaagtaggttttaggttattttttaaaataaaaaataagttacaATTAATTGAAATAGtcacattttttaaatattttttaaatcttatgtttttatgaattaaaatcttATGATTTTATGGATTGAAAAGCTACACTGAGTCTTGTATATTTTGGAATGCTTTCAATGTACAGAATTTTTACAGAGAAACTTATTGCTTATAAATTGTTACGGAGAGagtattatttttaatgatttagtaTTCACGTATTTCATTTTATAAGTTATTTGTTTactatattttgatttttaattataaacaaattgaaataaaccttttaaaaaaacaaagtttctaattttttatataaattttatattatgtaTATGTCGTTAACTTGATAAAtattctaatttatatatatcaaatttatatatagaatatttttttctaattttgaatacaataatttttaatttttttatatatcaaatataattagtaattaaaaataaagagaATGCAGAAGTGTCGTATATTTAGGTTTATAGAAAGATAAATAATcaccattaaaataaaaaaaaatttgttatatTTTTCAATGTATCATAATTCAGAAAGACATTAATGAGGAAGGTAAGGATGTATAAAAAGATTTACTGTAATAGGAACAGACACATGTAATGGAATAAAAAATAAACGAAATAATTAATGCAATAATGACTATACATAATTTGAATATGCAATGATGGTTAAAGTTTTATGTAATAATATCTGTAATTAATGTTATATAGGGAATGATAGCTATAGTTTTGTGTAATAATGTACATAATTAATGTCAGCTAGGCTAATTAtgcatgaaaatattttaaatggtGAAATGATAAATAAGTGCATGATATATATTTTATGTAGCTACACAAAAGGAGAGAGAAAGCAGTAACAACGGCAATGGGAAAGGAAAGGAAGCATGAACAATGGTGCCTTTTTTATCGTATGAAAAACTAATTAATGAAACCTTTGAAATGATATGTAGCGTGAGACGGCTCGGATGAAATGATCTACTGTGTATGAAGTAATACTTATAATGGTAGGGTTTAGGGTTTGCTTTGGTAAGGGAGGTGGCTTTACGTGTTCCTGAGAATTTATCTTCCCCAATCCAATTGCATGGATACATTGTttcaagaaaaaaggaaataaatcTGGTATATGAATGCAATTTGAGTAACAATGAGTGTATCGATGTTAATTGGCCTCATTAAATGTAATATTTCAAACTTCTTAATTATTAACtattattgaattttattattttgattaatttagtttaataatttaaaatacttaatgACCTTTATGCCCTCAAAATCTGGTTAATCTATTGATTTAATTATGATTAGAATGTAATTAACAGGGGCTTTACATTTCTTATATTGatattatttgaataaatttgaacaaaatggctttttcttctttttcttagaaGTCAAAGACCTTCTCAACTATACAATATTTTACTATATAATTTTTACTCCCTGACCTCTCTCTGAGTTGAACTTTTTCTCCTTCTTCACAACAACATATAGCCCCGATTGTTAGCCatgtttaaataaaacaaaaggaaTAAGCAAAACACATTTGACTACCTATCAATCTAAATCAGTTATACATTACTGcaaatcaaaaatgaaatatGAGAGGAAACATACACATAAAGATAAGACATTGCAACAATTTATAA
This region of Vicia villosa cultivar HV-30 ecotype Madison, WI unplaced genomic scaffold, Vvil1.0 ctg.000589F_1_1, whole genome shotgun sequence genomic DNA includes:
- the LOC131629676 gene encoding CO(2)-response secreted protease-like, which codes for MSHKLMLIVIILMYDSCLAIVILQGRAINFSPLSKSAKYPLITEEAAKATTADLADARQCHVNSLDKDKVKGKIVLCNGITDHLSTRKKIDAVKEVGGLGLIHITDSEGAVANNYMDFLATVVRPVNASALLQYVNSMSNPVATILPTVTVMDYKPAPMVAIFSSRGPSALSKNIIKVNTYINMD